Proteins found in one Venturia canescens isolate UGA chromosome 8, ASM1945775v1, whole genome shotgun sequence genomic segment:
- the LOC122415101 gene encoding tripartite motif-containing protein 2-like isoform X2 → MEALRLAIQTRLGERMVSMSSMLVETVSINYEDFNESFLTCGTCLCVYDGSEHTPKLLPCSHTVCLHCLTRIAASQTREAGAFRCPICRELITIPRGGVPALPPSFLVNQLLDLMSRQRREVIPKCSVHNNQELLFCETCDTVFCTVCTGGSHAGTSPGCTEHTIIPFSIAIKRMSEILLYKANECISKLTQAQESVTTELRRLDTAMERCLSVVDAEFAEIISKVEKRRAELQAAVTAAARDKKHVLEEQHALIEAEKNKVQRECEGLQYQVEVRNITQRIGSLTDQLDAAVALSEPRENAFITAEFGHNDSMTELERALGSFGRVRSSTTLPGLCRASLKDPAIAKLQATVVVETVDYHGHPRNAGGDPIGAELALADPINPNETNSATIETEVRDLENGTYEVLFRPPSASRYVLKLSVFERPIKDYPLFFNATEHNEPIKTYGRRGSGKDEFHQPVAVAVDDDALVYVVDTGNSRIKVLDENLEFQKHITNEGLEGRSCTGIAVSEQGLVVVNWRTRTVTEMNTLGDTIRSFSHNAFQEPIDVAVDRSYGHVLVADNGQSCVFVFDSDGKILFQVGKRSMFKLISAVTVGPAGEILLADSRIQVFSAKGDFSEEIYGEGRKKGKYGGIAVDVEGKIVASRSDKGRSIIQVLKLGGGNLLTEIDSHSSKLRRPTGIAILPGNYLVVVDLGNDCIKKYRYW, encoded by the exons ATGGAGGCATTACGACTAGCAATTCA gaCGAGGCTCGGGGAGAGGATGGTCAGTATGAGCTCAATGCTCGTCGAGACAGTGAGCATTAATTATGAGGATTTCAACGAGAGTTTCCTCACGTGCGGGACGTGCCTTTGCGTTTACGACGGTAGCGAGCACACCCCCAAACTTTTGCCATGCTCCCATACA GTGTGCCTGCATTGTTTAACGAGGATAGCGGCGTCGCAAACTCGCGAGGCCGGTGCTTTTCGCTGTCCGATATGCCGGGAATTGATAACAATACCACGCGGCGGTGTTCCGGCACTGCCACCGAGTTTTCTCGTAAATCAACTTCTGGATTTGATGTCACGACAGCGTCGCGAG GTGATTCCAAAATGTTCGGTTCACAACAACCAAGAATTGTTGTTTTGCGAGACGTGCGACACGGTTTTTTGTACGGTATGCACCGGTGGAAGTCACGCAGGCACGTCGCCTGGCTGCACCGAGCACACGATTATTCCATTCAGCATTGCGATCAAGCGCATGTCCGAAATATTGTTGTACAAAGCGAACGAGTGCATTTCGAAG CTGACGCAAGCTCAAGAATCGGTTACAACGGAATTGAGGCGTTTGGACACGGCGATGGAGAGATGCTTGAGCGTCGTGGACGCGGAATTTGCTGAAATAATAAGCAAAGTCGAAAAACGGAGGGCCGAACTGCAGGCGGCGGTTACCGCCGCCGCGAGGGACAAAAAACACGTTCTTGAGGAGCAACACGCTCTGATCGAGGCCGAGAAGAACAAAGTTCAACGAGAGTGCGAAGGTTTGCAGTATCAG GTCGAGGTACGAAATATAACGCAAAGAATAGGGAGCCTGACCGATCAGCTGGACGCGGCGGTGGCGCTGAGCGAACCGCGGGAAAATGCCTTCATAACTGCCGAATTTGGTCACAACGATTCGATGACGGAATTGGAGCGTGCCCTCGGCTCATTCGGCCGTGTCAGATCGAGCACGACGTTGCCAG GTCTGTGTCGCGCGAGTCTGAAAGACCCTGCAATAGCCAAACTGCAAGCTACGGTCGTCGTCGAAACGGTAGATTATCACGGTCACCCGCGAAACGCTGGCGGCGATCCGATCGGCGCGGAACTGGCCCTTGCCGACCCGATAAACCCGAACGAGACTAATTCTGCTACCATCGAGACTGAAGTTCGCGACCTCGAAAACGGAACTTACGAAGTTTTGTTTCGACCACCTTCCGCCAGTCGATACGTCCTCAAACTGTCCGTTTTCGAAAGACCCATCAAAGATTATCCACTCTTTTTTAACGCTACCGAACACAACGAACCCATCAAAACTTATGGCCGACGGGGCAGCGGCAAAGACGAATTTCATCAACCCGTTGCTGTCGCTGTCGATGACGATGCTCTCGTTTATGTCGTCGATACCGGAAATTCACGTATCAAA GTTCTCGacgaaaatctcgaatttcaaAAGCACATTACGAACGAGGGTTTGGAAGGTCGAAGTTGCACGGGAATTGCAGTTTCCGAGCAGGGCCTCGTCGTCGTTAATTGGCGAACGCGAACTGTCACGGAAATGAACACTTTGGGCGACACCATACGCTCATTTTCCCACAATGCATTTCAG gAACCGATCGACGTGGCAGTGGACAGAAGTTACGGTCACGTTCTCGTTGCCGACAACGGTCAAAGTTGCGTTTTCGTTTTCGACTCGGACGGAAAGATTCTCTTCCAG GTTGGAAAACGGAGCATGTTCAAGTTAATAAGCGCAGTGACGGTTGGCCCGGCCGGAGAAATTTTACTCGCGGATTCTCGGATCCAAGTTTTCTCGGCAAAGGGTGACTTTTCCGAAGAGATCTACGGCGAGGGTCGAA aaaaaggaaaatacggAGGAATAGCGGTGGACGTGGAAGGAAAAATCGTGGCGTCGAGGAGCGACAAGGGTCGAAGCATAATTCAAGTGTTGAAGCTCGGAGGTGGTAATTTATTGACGGAGATCGATTCGCACAGTTCGAAATTACGACGTCCAACCGGGATCGCGATACTTCCCGGAAATTATTTGGTCGTCGTCGATTTGGGCAACGATtgcattaaaaaatacagGTATTGGTGA
- the LOC122415101 gene encoding tripartite motif-containing protein 2-like isoform X3, with the protein MSCCPFMTRLGERMVSMSSMLVETVSINYEDFNESFLTCGTCLCVYDGSEHTPKLLPCSHTVCLHCLTRIAASQTREAGAFRCPICRELITIPRGGVPALPPSFLVNQLLDLMSRQRREVIPKCSVHNNQELLFCETCDTVFCTVCTGGSHAGTSPGCTEHTIIPFSIAIKRMSEILLYKANECISKLTQAQESVTTELRRLDTAMERCLSVVDAEFAEIISKVEKRRAELQAAVTAAARDKKHVLEEQHALIEAEKNKVQRECEGLQYQVEVRNITQRIGSLTDQLDAAVALSEPRENAFITAEFGHNDSMTELERALGSFGRVRSSTTLPGLCRASLKDPAIAKLQATVVVETVDYHGHPRNAGGDPIGAELALADPINPNETNSATIETEVRDLENGTYEVLFRPPSASRYVLKLSVFERPIKDYPLFFNATEHNEPIKTYGRRGSGKDEFHQPVAVAVDDDALVYVVDTGNSRIKVLDENLEFQKHITNEGLEGRSCTGIAVSEQGLVVVNWRTRTVTEMNTLGDTIRSFSHNAFQEPIDVAVDRSYGHVLVADNGQSCVFVFDSDGKILFQVRVGKRSMFKLISAVTVGPAGEILLADSRIQVFSAKGDFSEEIYGEGRKKGKYGGIAVDVEGKIVASRSDKGRSIIQVLKLGGGNLLTEIDSHSSKLRRPTGIAILPGNYLVVVDLGNDCIKKYRYW; encoded by the exons ATGAGCTGCTGCCCGTTTAT gaCGAGGCTCGGGGAGAGGATGGTCAGTATGAGCTCAATGCTCGTCGAGACAGTGAGCATTAATTATGAGGATTTCAACGAGAGTTTCCTCACGTGCGGGACGTGCCTTTGCGTTTACGACGGTAGCGAGCACACCCCCAAACTTTTGCCATGCTCCCATACA GTGTGCCTGCATTGTTTAACGAGGATAGCGGCGTCGCAAACTCGCGAGGCCGGTGCTTTTCGCTGTCCGATATGCCGGGAATTGATAACAATACCACGCGGCGGTGTTCCGGCACTGCCACCGAGTTTTCTCGTAAATCAACTTCTGGATTTGATGTCACGACAGCGTCGCGAG GTGATTCCAAAATGTTCGGTTCACAACAACCAAGAATTGTTGTTTTGCGAGACGTGCGACACGGTTTTTTGTACGGTATGCACCGGTGGAAGTCACGCAGGCACGTCGCCTGGCTGCACCGAGCACACGATTATTCCATTCAGCATTGCGATCAAGCGCATGTCCGAAATATTGTTGTACAAAGCGAACGAGTGCATTTCGAAG CTGACGCAAGCTCAAGAATCGGTTACAACGGAATTGAGGCGTTTGGACACGGCGATGGAGAGATGCTTGAGCGTCGTGGACGCGGAATTTGCTGAAATAATAAGCAAAGTCGAAAAACGGAGGGCCGAACTGCAGGCGGCGGTTACCGCCGCCGCGAGGGACAAAAAACACGTTCTTGAGGAGCAACACGCTCTGATCGAGGCCGAGAAGAACAAAGTTCAACGAGAGTGCGAAGGTTTGCAGTATCAG GTCGAGGTACGAAATATAACGCAAAGAATAGGGAGCCTGACCGATCAGCTGGACGCGGCGGTGGCGCTGAGCGAACCGCGGGAAAATGCCTTCATAACTGCCGAATTTGGTCACAACGATTCGATGACGGAATTGGAGCGTGCCCTCGGCTCATTCGGCCGTGTCAGATCGAGCACGACGTTGCCAG GTCTGTGTCGCGCGAGTCTGAAAGACCCTGCAATAGCCAAACTGCAAGCTACGGTCGTCGTCGAAACGGTAGATTATCACGGTCACCCGCGAAACGCTGGCGGCGATCCGATCGGCGCGGAACTGGCCCTTGCCGACCCGATAAACCCGAACGAGACTAATTCTGCTACCATCGAGACTGAAGTTCGCGACCTCGAAAACGGAACTTACGAAGTTTTGTTTCGACCACCTTCCGCCAGTCGATACGTCCTCAAACTGTCCGTTTTCGAAAGACCCATCAAAGATTATCCACTCTTTTTTAACGCTACCGAACACAACGAACCCATCAAAACTTATGGCCGACGGGGCAGCGGCAAAGACGAATTTCATCAACCCGTTGCTGTCGCTGTCGATGACGATGCTCTCGTTTATGTCGTCGATACCGGAAATTCACGTATCAAA GTTCTCGacgaaaatctcgaatttcaaAAGCACATTACGAACGAGGGTTTGGAAGGTCGAAGTTGCACGGGAATTGCAGTTTCCGAGCAGGGCCTCGTCGTCGTTAATTGGCGAACGCGAACTGTCACGGAAATGAACACTTTGGGCGACACCATACGCTCATTTTCCCACAATGCATTTCAG gAACCGATCGACGTGGCAGTGGACAGAAGTTACGGTCACGTTCTCGTTGCCGACAACGGTCAAAGTTGCGTTTTCGTTTTCGACTCGGACGGAAAGATTCTCTTCCAGGTGAGA GTTGGAAAACGGAGCATGTTCAAGTTAATAAGCGCAGTGACGGTTGGCCCGGCCGGAGAAATTTTACTCGCGGATTCTCGGATCCAAGTTTTCTCGGCAAAGGGTGACTTTTCCGAAGAGATCTACGGCGAGGGTCGAA aaaaaggaaaatacggAGGAATAGCGGTGGACGTGGAAGGAAAAATCGTGGCGTCGAGGAGCGACAAGGGTCGAAGCATAATTCAAGTGTTGAAGCTCGGAGGTGGTAATTTATTGACGGAGATCGATTCGCACAGTTCGAAATTACGACGTCCAACCGGGATCGCGATACTTCCCGGAAATTATTTGGTCGTCGTCGATTTGGGCAACGATtgcattaaaaaatacagGTATTGGTGA
- the LOC122415101 gene encoding tripartite motif-containing protein 2-like isoform X1, whose amino-acid sequence MEALRLAIQTRLGERMVSMSSMLVETVSINYEDFNESFLTCGTCLCVYDGSEHTPKLLPCSHTVCLHCLTRIAASQTREAGAFRCPICRELITIPRGGVPALPPSFLVNQLLDLMSRQRREVIPKCSVHNNQELLFCETCDTVFCTVCTGGSHAGTSPGCTEHTIIPFSIAIKRMSEILLYKANECISKLTQAQESVTTELRRLDTAMERCLSVVDAEFAEIISKVEKRRAELQAAVTAAARDKKHVLEEQHALIEAEKNKVQRECEGLQYQVEVRNITQRIGSLTDQLDAAVALSEPRENAFITAEFGHNDSMTELERALGSFGRVRSSTTLPGLCRASLKDPAIAKLQATVVVETVDYHGHPRNAGGDPIGAELALADPINPNETNSATIETEVRDLENGTYEVLFRPPSASRYVLKLSVFERPIKDYPLFFNATEHNEPIKTYGRRGSGKDEFHQPVAVAVDDDALVYVVDTGNSRIKVLDENLEFQKHITNEGLEGRSCTGIAVSEQGLVVVNWRTRTVTEMNTLGDTIRSFSHNAFQEPIDVAVDRSYGHVLVADNGQSCVFVFDSDGKILFQVRVGKRSMFKLISAVTVGPAGEILLADSRIQVFSAKGDFSEEIYGEGRKKGKYGGIAVDVEGKIVASRSDKGRSIIQVLKLGGGNLLTEIDSHSSKLRRPTGIAILPGNYLVVVDLGNDCIKKYRYW is encoded by the exons ATGGAGGCATTACGACTAGCAATTCA gaCGAGGCTCGGGGAGAGGATGGTCAGTATGAGCTCAATGCTCGTCGAGACAGTGAGCATTAATTATGAGGATTTCAACGAGAGTTTCCTCACGTGCGGGACGTGCCTTTGCGTTTACGACGGTAGCGAGCACACCCCCAAACTTTTGCCATGCTCCCATACA GTGTGCCTGCATTGTTTAACGAGGATAGCGGCGTCGCAAACTCGCGAGGCCGGTGCTTTTCGCTGTCCGATATGCCGGGAATTGATAACAATACCACGCGGCGGTGTTCCGGCACTGCCACCGAGTTTTCTCGTAAATCAACTTCTGGATTTGATGTCACGACAGCGTCGCGAG GTGATTCCAAAATGTTCGGTTCACAACAACCAAGAATTGTTGTTTTGCGAGACGTGCGACACGGTTTTTTGTACGGTATGCACCGGTGGAAGTCACGCAGGCACGTCGCCTGGCTGCACCGAGCACACGATTATTCCATTCAGCATTGCGATCAAGCGCATGTCCGAAATATTGTTGTACAAAGCGAACGAGTGCATTTCGAAG CTGACGCAAGCTCAAGAATCGGTTACAACGGAATTGAGGCGTTTGGACACGGCGATGGAGAGATGCTTGAGCGTCGTGGACGCGGAATTTGCTGAAATAATAAGCAAAGTCGAAAAACGGAGGGCCGAACTGCAGGCGGCGGTTACCGCCGCCGCGAGGGACAAAAAACACGTTCTTGAGGAGCAACACGCTCTGATCGAGGCCGAGAAGAACAAAGTTCAACGAGAGTGCGAAGGTTTGCAGTATCAG GTCGAGGTACGAAATATAACGCAAAGAATAGGGAGCCTGACCGATCAGCTGGACGCGGCGGTGGCGCTGAGCGAACCGCGGGAAAATGCCTTCATAACTGCCGAATTTGGTCACAACGATTCGATGACGGAATTGGAGCGTGCCCTCGGCTCATTCGGCCGTGTCAGATCGAGCACGACGTTGCCAG GTCTGTGTCGCGCGAGTCTGAAAGACCCTGCAATAGCCAAACTGCAAGCTACGGTCGTCGTCGAAACGGTAGATTATCACGGTCACCCGCGAAACGCTGGCGGCGATCCGATCGGCGCGGAACTGGCCCTTGCCGACCCGATAAACCCGAACGAGACTAATTCTGCTACCATCGAGACTGAAGTTCGCGACCTCGAAAACGGAACTTACGAAGTTTTGTTTCGACCACCTTCCGCCAGTCGATACGTCCTCAAACTGTCCGTTTTCGAAAGACCCATCAAAGATTATCCACTCTTTTTTAACGCTACCGAACACAACGAACCCATCAAAACTTATGGCCGACGGGGCAGCGGCAAAGACGAATTTCATCAACCCGTTGCTGTCGCTGTCGATGACGATGCTCTCGTTTATGTCGTCGATACCGGAAATTCACGTATCAAA GTTCTCGacgaaaatctcgaatttcaaAAGCACATTACGAACGAGGGTTTGGAAGGTCGAAGTTGCACGGGAATTGCAGTTTCCGAGCAGGGCCTCGTCGTCGTTAATTGGCGAACGCGAACTGTCACGGAAATGAACACTTTGGGCGACACCATACGCTCATTTTCCCACAATGCATTTCAG gAACCGATCGACGTGGCAGTGGACAGAAGTTACGGTCACGTTCTCGTTGCCGACAACGGTCAAAGTTGCGTTTTCGTTTTCGACTCGGACGGAAAGATTCTCTTCCAGGTGAGA GTTGGAAAACGGAGCATGTTCAAGTTAATAAGCGCAGTGACGGTTGGCCCGGCCGGAGAAATTTTACTCGCGGATTCTCGGATCCAAGTTTTCTCGGCAAAGGGTGACTTTTCCGAAGAGATCTACGGCGAGGGTCGAA aaaaaggaaaatacggAGGAATAGCGGTGGACGTGGAAGGAAAAATCGTGGCGTCGAGGAGCGACAAGGGTCGAAGCATAATTCAAGTGTTGAAGCTCGGAGGTGGTAATTTATTGACGGAGATCGATTCGCACAGTTCGAAATTACGACGTCCAACCGGGATCGCGATACTTCCCGGAAATTATTTGGTCGTCGTCGATTTGGGCAACGATtgcattaaaaaatacagGTATTGGTGA
- the LOC122415105 gene encoding chymotrypsin-2-like, whose translation MLLSFFLIQTVVASVFVCAQDAHTKIVGGAAAEDGQFPYQVSLRIKNRHFCGGSVIEKRWILTAAHCLSGFNDTAITVVTGTNTLDEGGDEYKSVKIIPHSKWNSLLIRNDIGLIRVDKDIVYGDKVKPVSLARENFKKSDYPAVLSGWGKTEHPGTIPNKLQYIKLNVIDQRECLNTSFRVTDNNICTLNKEGEGACHGDSGGPLVADEVQIGVVSWGRPCAKGRPDVFTRVSSYKDWIDEHTKE comes from the exons ATgttactttcttttttcttaataCAAACCGTCGTCGCGAGTGTTTTCGTTTGCG CACAAGATGCCCACACGAAAATCGTCGGTGGCGCTGCGGCCGAGGACGGACAGTTTCCTTACCAAGTGTCGCTTCGAATAAAAAACCGTCACTTTTGCGGTGGCTCGGTCATCGAAAAGCGCTGGATTCTTACGGCTGCTCACTGTTTGTCAGG TTTCAACGACACTGCAATAACAGTAGTTACAGGAACAAACACACTGGACGAGGGTGGGGACGAGTACAAATCGGTGAAAATAATACCTCACTCGAAGTGGAACTCTTTGTTGATTAGAAACGATATAGGACTGATTCGAGTCGACAAAGACATTGTTTACGGCGACAAAGTGAAGCCCGTGTCCCTGGCGagagagaatttcaaaaagtccGATTACCCAGCAGTTTTATCGGGATGGGGAAAAACCGAG CATCCTGGAACAATACCAAACAAGTTACAGTACATAAAGCTGAACGTGATAGACCAGCGTGAGTGCCTGAATACGAGTTTCCGTGTCACCGACAACAATATATGTACTCTGAACAAGGAGGGTGAAGGGGCTTGTCAC GGTGATTCGGGCGGTCCACTGGTGGCTGACGAAGTGCAAATCGGGGTCGTGTCTTGGGGGCGTCCATGTGCGAAAGGGCGTCCGGACGTGTTTACACGAGTGTCCAGTTACAAGGATTGGATCGATGAGCACACAAAAGAATGA